In bacterium BMS3Abin02, the genomic stretch CGAGAAGCCCGGCGCCGACCAGTACCTGGCTACCGGCGGCCGTCAGCGTCTCCATGCTGCCATCACTTCTTCCACTACTTGCCCGGCCGACAGGTCGTCTGTCTGCACGATGTGATGTGCTGCCCCGCTGTAGAGTTCATGGCGCTCACGGTCGATGTCCTGCAGGGAACGCTTCTCGAGGATTGGCCGCCTGGGTGCTTCGACGAGTCGAGCCGCGAGCGTGTCGGTCGCCGCCTTCAGCCATACGACCGTTCCCGACGTCCGCATCAGCTCCACGGCCGTCGCCGACGTGACTGTTCCGCCCCCCGTCGCGACGACTGCAGCGATCGGACGGGTGGCCACCTCGGCCACCAATCGCGCTTCCCGATCCCGAAAGCCCGACTCTCCCACCGATGCCCATTGGGACGCGATCGACCCCCAACGCTCCTCATACAAGGTGTCCATGTCCACGAACTCGATGCTGAGACGCTCGGCCACTTCTGCACCGATCGTGCTCTTGCCCGATCCCATCATGCCGATGAGCCAGAGCATCAGAACGCCGTAAGTCGGCGCCGGTACGCGTTCGCCGCGGCCTGCATGTCTGCCACCGTCGCTCCTCCGAACGATCGCTGTGCCTCCTGGGCGAGGATGATCGCCACCATCTGCTCTGCGACCACCGCCGCGGAGGGCACGGCGCAGACGTCAGAACGCTCCCGGAGCGCCGGGGCGGGCCGTCCCGTGGCCACATCGACGCTGGCCAGCGGCCGCATCAGGGTTGAAAGTGGCTTCATCGCGGCTCGGACGCGAATCGGCCGGCCGTTGCTCGTTCCTCCTTCAACTCCGCCTGCACGATTTGTCGCGCGTCCGTAGCCGGGCGTGATCTCGTCGTGCGCGTCCGACCCTCGCACCCTCGCCTGCTCGTATGCGTCTCCCACCTCCACACCCTTGATTCCGGGAATCGACAGCATCGCTCGAGCGAGAAGGCCGTCCAGGCGCCTATCCCACTGCGTATAGCTTCCGAGGCCGGCAGGGACGCCGTATGCGAGAACCTCGATGACCCCACCCAGCGTGTCGCGATCGACCTTGGCGGCGTCGATCGCCGCGATCATCGACGCCATCATCGTCTCGTCGAGCACCCTCACAGGAGACGCATCGAGCCGGTCACGGTCCTCCGGCACCGGGACGGCATCCTTGGGCGCCTCGATACCACCGATAGCGACGACGTGGCTGACGATCTCGATGTCGATCGCGCGAAGGAGCAGGCGGGCCGCGTACCCGGCGACAGTCCTCGCCGCGGTCTCACGGGCCGACGCACGCTCCAGGACGTCCCTGACGTCGTGGCTATCGAACTTCATCATCCCGGCCAGATCGGCGTGTCCCGGCCGTGGTGTCGTCTGCGGAGGCTCCGGGCTGCCCGGCTCGGGAGAGAGCGTCGACGCGAACCGTTCCCATTCGGTGTTCCTGATGAGCACTGCAACGGGCGCACCGGTCGTCACGCCGTAGCGAACTCCGGCCAGGATCTCGACGATGTCTCGTTCGATGCGCATCCGGGCGCCTCGTCCGTGCCCCTGCCGGCGGCGCTCCAGCTCGGCCGCGAGTCCTTCCCTGAGGAATCCAAGGCCGGCGGGGAGGCCGTCAACGATGGTGACGAGTCCTCGTCCATGAGACTCACCTGCAGTGAGAAAGCGCATCATCACGATGCAGTCTCGAAGCAATGAGCCGGCGAAGCAAGTCCTACTTGAGGATTTCTTGGCCAACCGAGAGTTCGA encodes the following:
- the aroK gene encoding shikimate kinase 1, which encodes MLWLIGMMGSGKSTIGAEVAERLSIEFVDMDTLYEERWGSIASQWASVGESGFRDREARLVAEVATRPIAAVVATGGGTVTSATAVELMRTSGTVVWLKAATDTLAARLVEAPRRPILEKRSLQDIDRERHELYSGAAHHIVQTDDLSAGQVVEEVMAAWRR
- the aroC gene encoding chorismate synthase: MMRFLTAGESHGRGLVTIVDGLPAGLGFLREGLAAELERRRQGHGRGARMRIERDIVEILAGVRYGVTTGAPVAVLIRNTEWERFASTLSPEPGSPEPPQTTPRPGHADLAGMMKFDSHDVRDVLERASARETAARTVAGYAARLLLRAIDIEIVSHVVAIGGIEAPKDAVPVPEDRDRLDASPVRVLDETMMASMIAAIDAAKVDRDTLGGVIEVLAYGVPAGLGSYTQWDRRLDGLLARAMLSIPGIKGVEVGDAYEQARVRGSDAHDEITPGYGRATNRAGGVEGGTSNGRPIRVRAAMKPLSTLMRPLASVDVATGRPAPALRERSDVCAVPSAAVVAEQMVAIILAQEAQRSFGGATVADMQAAANAYRRRLTAF